The window TCCAAATGGATCGACTCTGGTTTAAAAGAAGTAATACCATCCCAAATCCGGAAACCGAAAGAGTTAGGAGAGAGGTTTTCCAAAATTGGATCATCCGCTTTTTTTTCGAAAGCAAACGATACGATTTTTCCCAAAGAGAAGGCAAATATACGGCTAAGAGTCCCCCGTAAGTTAAGTGTGTACTTTGGAAACCAATGGGTAAATAAACGGATATACCGTGGACATTTGCCAAAAGGTGGGGAAGCCGTTTCCCTTCTATATGACGTAAACCGTCCATAACAAATGGTGCGAGTCGGTAGGGGAAAAAAAGGGAAATAGTCCCGGAAAGGATAAGGATGATCGCACCTAAAAAAACAAAGTTTTGGATTCTTTTTTTTTCGCGATCCTTAAGATATGTTTGGTGGAGTAACAAAAATCCCATCCATAGATCACCAAACTCAGATTTCACGATATCTTTTTTCCATTGGATCGTCTGGTTCTCGATGAGTGGTGTGAGTAAAAAACTCAAATACAAACCCGTCCAAAAAATAAGTGCGATGGGAATCTGGGGGAGTTTTCTTTTCTTCATTTGGTCCAAAAAAAGAAAGAAGAGAGAAAGGCCTGCGAAGATTTGGCTTAGGCTGATGGATATAGGGGATAGGGCAAAAAAGAATGCCAGAAAAACAAAAGAAATCTTATGAAATGTTTCTTTCCCAATCATATTTGGTTCCAAGAATAGGTTTTAACTCCTATGGAAGGCAAGAGAAAAAGAAAATTGTCGGTGGCCATCATTACCTTCAATGAAGAAAAAAATATTGGGGATTGTATCCGATCGGTTGTATCCTTCGCCGATGAAATCATTGTATTGGATTCGTTGAGTACGGACAAAACCAAGGAAATTGCCACTTCCTTCCCCAAAGTCCGATTCTTGGAAGCACCCTTCCCGGGCCATGTCGAACAAAAAAACAAAGCCATTTCCTTTTGCCAAAATGAATGGATCTTTTCCCTTGATGCCGACGAAAGGGCCGACGAGGTATTACAAAATTCCATCCAAACATTTTTGGAAACCGATGAGGTCCATTGTGATGGATATAAAATCGCAAGGCTCACATTTCACTTAGGTCGGTGGATTCGTTATAGTGGATGGTACCCACAGCGACGTTATCGATTGTTCAAAAAGGCGAATGCCAGTTGGATTGGAGAGAACCCACATGACTTCATTGAACTAAAACCAGGATCTTTTGGTAAAGTGATGAAGGGA of the Leptospira biflexa serovar Patoc strain 'Patoc 1 (Paris)' genome contains:
- a CDS encoding glycosyltransferase family 2 protein; translation: MEGKRKRKLSVAIITFNEEKNIGDCIRSVVSFADEIIVLDSLSTDKTKEIATSFPKVRFLEAPFPGHVEQKNKAISFCQNEWIFSLDADERADEVLQNSIQTFLETDEVHCDGYKIARLTFHLGRWIRYSGWYPQRRYRLFKKANASWIGENPHDFIELKPGSFGKVMKGNILHYSFTDFSHQITTINQFSSIVAYTRYAKGERFSLMKTIIKPLGKFFEIYLFKFGFLDGIPGLWIALASSFSTYLKYAKLYELDQLKIQRPSNIRKDYGKK